Genomic window (Gadus macrocephalus chromosome 13, ASM3116895v1):
TGCAAAATACAAATGACGTTTCAATCCTCAAAAAGGTTTGCAAAAGAATTTGCAAAGCGTATTGCAAAGGATTTTGCAAAAGATTCTGCAAAGCGTATCAGCGAATCGCATCTGGGGGGGAACTGTGTCACTTCCTCATAATTTCCTTGTTTGTGTTGGTATGTTTCTGCCATGGGTGTCAGCAATGGAGGAGATTGTCGCTACGCACCGATGCTTTGGcagatgatgtggagaacaatcgtgtgaaagacacagatgcagttgATAGAGTGCGTgctctgggagataggatagacgacagGAGTATACTACTCAGACTCCGTAAtccgtaactacggagacccctcgagGGGGGCAATACGCCGCCCGATCGATCCTATATGATGACTAttaaccatgtaaatagtgatGAAAATGAACTtcaaaagcttttcaaatcttatttggtgcttcattggtccttaatgtgcaaagtaatcATGGTGcaagtaaataaggtgcaaagtgATTCAGGAATTTATTTTGTTAGAGGAAAGTGTATTTCACACACCTATGAATGTTCCAGATGCTACAGTAAGAGACGTAAAGAACTGGAGTACAGagtgagaggagaagaagaagaagaagttccCCAGTATTCTGCCAGAGCTGAACATTTCAGAACATGATGGTTCTAGAAACAGGAACCGAGAGCAGTCTGTCCGACCACTTAAAAactatgtttttgtgttttaccTTCGCAGTTTCATTGCTCCAATCAAACTCAGACTCGTAGGTCCCCAGGAACAGGATGTCCCCTTTGATCTCTGTGTCTGTTGAGGGAGTACGAACGCAATAATAGATCACTAAAGGACCAAAATAGGATTTGAAAACAGAGATTGAAAATAGAAAGGCCTTACCTTCCAGATGGTATTGTCTGATGAACTTTCCATGACAGAACTCGTAGGTCCACCAGTCCTTTGTCTTTGGAACGGAGAGATAACTTCATAATGCAGACTCAATGTGGGACAAAGGGAACATAAGCTAGTTTCTACTGAACATTTGCAAAACGAAACGTTCAATCTGTACAGAACACAGCTTAAATATGAGGAAGTGCTCAGATTAACTAGCACAATGCTATCTTAAAAGTGCTTGAATGTTCCAACACAATGTGACCAGCAATGGGACCAGCACTAGATTGATATGTTCAGGGGTTAACATCTGACACAGGTGAAAGATGCTTTACATATTGCCGGTGGGGAGGGTCAGGTCAAATAATACCTTCAATGTCCACCACTTCTTTCTTACACATTATTTGCATTCAAGTTTTCACAATATGTTAATTTGATGTTAATGTGCTGCAGGAACGACAACACAGAAGTTAGAACCCACTCCTGGCAGCCACTGACATTTGCATCAGGCTGGGCTCTGCCACCTATGTCAGAGGAGCAAAACCAAATAAGCTTCTCTAACCCGACCCACCTTGACCAGGCAGGGGGCCTGGTGCATTGGCTCCAGCAGCTCAGTGACCCCGGGGCCGGTGTAGCTCGGCGGCTCCGACTCGGACGCCGGATCCTGGTGGAAGCGAAGCGCCTGGGCCGGGAGGCGACACTCGTACAGCTGCTTGAACTTGTTGGAGACCATCATCACCTCATCGGGCTGGGTctgcacaaaacaaaacaccacaTTTAGAGAACCACGATCTTATAACCTCGACGTAAATGTCAGTCATCTGACAAAACACGTCGTTCTGAAGTGACCCGAGCGGGGTCCTGAACAGCTGTGAGACGGACTGTGATGACAACCCGTCATGTTTACTGCTGGTTTCACAGAATAGCTTGGACATCATCGGATCAGGAAGATTATGTAAGGTTATAGAAGGTTATATAAGCTTATCTCCATGGGGAGCTGTATCTCCTGCTCCCTCCGCGGTCCAGGTCATATCATGATGTATCAAAGACctcacacaataacacactgaTGTGAGGCTCTTGAGAGCCTCGGATCAGGAACTCCAGCCTCACCTGTCCCAGGACCACCGGGTCGGGGAGGATCTGGATGCcgtatttcatttcatttaactcCTCTATGTTCAAAAAGCCAAAGATACAACAGGGATATAGACGTAGAAACACGTAAAAGACCCTCGACCAGCGACCCAGAGCAGCAGCCATGATTCCCTCACAGCTCCATCGGTCCGGAGATAACAGGAACGCAGCAACTGACACGCTCACCGAGGATTGGACGAGGCAGGCAGCGGGCGCACTTCATTGGCTGGCTACTGCGTCAATCACTTTGTTGTTCCGGGGTGTAGTTGATTTCGTAACAACACAGCGCAGATGGGCGGGTCTTAACCCAGACCTAAGCACCGCCCGTCCTTCACCAGACTCGAACACGAACCAGAAGCCCATTGGCTTCACTCATCAGGGGTGTCACCGCAATTACcaacattattaaaaaaagataCATACATATTCACAATAAACATacagtattatattatatgattctcttatattattttaaattataattattatatattatattatgcattaggcctatgtattatgtataatattatTTCCTACAAAACCGTTAATGTGTCGAACCAACTTGGAGTTGATATAATGAAGATATTAGGACTAGTATCGCTGCCTGCTCTAACCCTAAACATTACAACCCTTCATCGATGAGATTGTGTGATGATATTATTGGGGACACGACGCGTGGGACTGGATGATAAGCATGTCGCAGTTTTTCAGTCAGAATCAGAGCGCGTCACGATACCGTTATCAACCGGGTACCCTCGCCTAGAAAACACCGAGCCAAATTTGTGACATGTGGATGCGTCTTTTTGAACGGCTATAATAATATAGGCCTAATTCAATTTCCTCTTGGAGAGGAGGGAGCATTGATCGCCGGACGCACAGACGTCCATCCCATAATACCCGTCCCGTCCCCTCCTCAAGTCTGAAGGAGGCGCGCTGGTCTGCGGTCTACAGAGCGCACCGCCGAGCGTCTCCTTGTCGGACCACTTCATCAAAGCGCAGATCAAGATATCCAGTCCTTCTGTATCATGAGAACACTGTAGGAGAGCGAAACAAGGAGCATCTTCTATTCGAGGTAAGCGCCTGCCTCCTCATCACAGCGGATGTCTCGCAGCAGGCCTGTCCAACCCAAGATAGATTCAAACGTGCTGTGAGACCAGCCATGTCTCGCTTGAAGTCGTCTGGACCATCTATTCGATCGGATCCTGAAATATCTAATACCTTTTTATATTCGAAGCTGATTACTTTATTGTGATGCAAGCGAGCATATGGTTTTATAACGTCAGCATGTAGAACATGTTTAGGTTATTCATATAATGCAGCCTCGCTCTGCACCGCTGCTACGCTTACCCTATTATCCCTACCCTTTCTATTCTAACCCCACCCTACCCTATTCTAACCCTACCCTTACCCTATTCTAACCCTACCCTTACCCTATTCTAACCCTACCCctattctaaccctaaccatacccTATTCTAACCATTCTCTACCCCTATGATAACCCATCCCCTTACCCTATTCTAAACCTACCCTATACCCTCACCCAGTGGCGGTTCTAGACAAATTGAAGGAGGGGCCTGTGTTTAACCAGAGGGGCACAAAGAAAAAGGCAACAAAATGATATTTACAGATTATAAACTTTATTTTGCTTTAAAATCATCAAACATTTAAATTGTACAAGAGTTTAGAACTTCACCAGTCTGTATTTTTCTGTCAAACTATCTTAAATTGATAGGGCTTATGCCCTAAAAAAATCATCAAAATCATTTCAACATTTGTTTTGTGCAAGCATGCACAGTGGGGCCAGAGACATGTCTACAGCGGCACGGTCCCCCGTAGGCCCCCATGTAGAACCGCCATTGCCCTCCCCTTACCCAAAACATCTACACAGATGTTTTGGTGAACAATACAATACGGTGAACAATACAACCTAAGTGAATCCTCTGTTGTTGTGCATTAACATCATGGTATGTAGGAGACAACCGGCGACCAGAGATGGAATGAGCTCTGAGTGGATGTcaggggtctgggtggaggtagaGCTAAGGGCTATGTTTCTAGATTTACCCATATGCCTACCTGACATTTGAATCTTTCAGCAGCCTACAGATAGGTTGTGAATCAGACCTTTACTCTTGACGGGATGGATCTGATGGTTCCTGTAGGATAGGTCGTCCTGGCCTATCCTCCAAGGCTTCGAGTGATGAGGTGTGCCCACGCCTGAACACTCTGTCCTTACATGGCCGGGAGCGTCCAAGCAGCTGAAAGGGATTAAACCAGTATAGTGTTATAAAGTCCAGTGGAGGGTATATTGTAGGGACATGTTTGGGCTCCAAACTTAGAAAAGCTTTGTGACTGCCTCgtaagagatgtgtgtgtgtgtgtgtgtgtgtgtgtgtgtgtgtgtgtgtgtgtgtgtgtgtgtgtgtgtgtgcgcgtgtgcgtgtgcgtgtgcgtgtgcgtgtgcacgtgtgtgtgcgtgtgtgcgtgtgtgtgtgtgtgcgtgtgtacgtgtgcgtgtgtgtcagaagGATGCATTGCGATTTTGTTCACTGTCCTATTTCTTCCAGATGGAGAAGGACTGAAGTGGCCGTCCCCCAACATGTTTGTGAAGATGAAGGTCCCAGAGGGGGAAGCCTTTTCTCTCAGCGGATAGAGTCAGGTCAGGTAGaacccccgctcccccccccaccctccatcccCCGGCAGCCTCCCGTCGCTCCCTTAACCTCCAGGGGTTGACGGCCTGTCGTCCCACGCTGCAGGACTCAGGATGCGCTCTCTGAGGAAGACCGTGCTGCTGGCCTTCTTGGCgtcggtggtgctggtgctggcgcTGCTGCACTCCTGGCCCACGCGCTCCTACGCCACGGTGGACGTGTCCCAGCGCCCGGGCTCCGACAAGCACCTGGAGGACCGCCTCCCCGACGCCGACCCCCGGTCCGGGGACATCCCCTACCGCGTGAGGGAGGGCGTCGCCAGGTGAGCGTCGTCCTTCTGCTGGGGGGGCCGTGGCGGGACTCACACCCACGTTGAAACTGTAGTCACCGGTTTACGGTGTCGACGTGGGGCTGGGGCCTGGAGTCAGGACCCAGCCCCACGTCGATACTGTAGTCTCTGATCTCCtccggtgtgtgtctctgatgtcctccggtgtgtgtctctgatctcctctggtgtgtgtctctgatctcctccggtgtgtgtctctgatgtcctccggtgtgtgtctctgatctcctccggtgtgtgtctctgatctcctccggtgtgtgtctctgatgtcctccggtgtgtgtctctgatctcctccggtgtgtgtctctgatgtcctccggtgtgtgtctctgatctcctccggtgtgtgtctctgatctcctccggtgtgtgtctctgatgtcctccggtgtgtgtctctgatctcctctggtgtgtgtctctgatgtcctctggtgtgtgtctctgatctcctctggtgtgtgtctctgatgtccTCGGGggctatgtctctctgtgtctctgatgtgctctctgtgtctctgatgtgctcccgtctgtgtgtctctgggtgtCGCAGCCTGTTGGCCCGTAACGGCTGTGTCTGCGAGGGCAAGAGCGCCGCCGTCAACCTGCCCTTCTCCCAGCTGCTGTTCCCGCGGGTGTCGGCCTCGGCGCTGCACACCGCCTTCCAGGCCTCGGAGCTGGAGGCCCTGAAGGAGAGGCGGGCCAAGGAGTACCACAGCTTCCAGACGAGGTCCGTCCCGGCCCCGCTCACTGGACGCCAACCCGCTCACTAACCGGGATCTGACCAGAGAGATAGAGCGTTGGacataaatatacaaatataacaaCATCACATtgcttgattattattattttttttattgcttctGCTAATAAAAAATGATCTCTTAGATTCTACTGTTGGATACGGCTTCCATAGCAACGCTCTGATGTTTGGCCATCTGCCAAACATAAATTAAAGGCCGCTGAATCCCCTAACAGAACGGAGTGTTCATCAAAACAGCGcactaaataaacataatataaGGTCATATACTTAGGGTTAACGTTAGCGGTTTGAACCTCCATGGAGCGAACACTAAACACATCCATCCTCTTTTATGAGGAGCTCGGGACTGGACtttaacctcccccccccccccccccccccaccccccaggacccAGAGCCCAGCGGACGCCCTTCTGATCGCTGAGGCCAACAGCCCCCTGCAGTACCCCACCCAGGGCGTGGCCGTGAGGCCCCTCAGAACCATCCTCATCCcaggtagacccccccccccccccccccatgttcgTCTGTGGACGGTCGTGTTTAGGAAGGCCGCCCAGGTCGGAGCAGGATGTTTGAAATGCCTTCTCAGGGATCAGCGTTGCTGCCTCACTCTCACGTGCGCCATGCGTTGGTCAACACTTTGTTTTCTGCTTTTCAGGTTTGGCCTTACATGACATCCATAAAGAAAACTACTCCGTAAGTATGGGTTATTATTCGTTTTATACGGTTTTAGGATTTTACGTTTTTATGCTACAACTCTTTATGCAATTCCATTGGCAATTTTTGAAACTCTTTTCAATGGCCACACACTTCTCTCGTGCAGCTGAACATCACGGCCACCTTGGGAACCCTGAACGTGGCCGCTGAGGTCGAGGGGGTAAAGGTCAAAGGGGATGGAGAGATGCACATGACCTTATCCAGTAGTCTTCTCCCCAGCCTGAATCGCCAGCTGCAGTTTGTGAGCTACACCAACACCCTGTTCCACCCCAGCACAGCCGACGCCCGTGAGCCTGCCGCTGGGTTTTTTGCTGGTCGTTTTACAtattcagtgttttttttaaaagatattAGGTTGTTGAAATGTGTTCTTTTAATTTGTGTCGTTGCAGTGCAACTTCAAACAGAAGGACATCAAGCTGCCTTCATTATCAAGATCGGTCATGGAGCTACCCCCAAACTTTACAACACGGGCCCTAAAGGAGGTAATGAGTGTGGTTGCAAAGAACGCTACGCTATTTTTATCATGTGTctgcttattattattattagcatgGTTGCTAAGCTAGCCAATCTATTTTGATCATGTGTCCGATTACTCCAAAAAGCAAAGGACCTCTTCGGCGGATGGGGGCGACATCACTCTCAAAAATCAATCTAAAATGATCAACCCCATTGTTCGATCAATCGCGAGTTAGCTTCAAAGCGGCCCAAGGTCTTGGAACTCTGCATGCTCACACTCATTAGCCTCGCTGGCATTAGCATGTCAGCGGGCTCGCAGAAGTTGTTTGTGAGTTCCATGTTTTGCGGTATTAACCCTGTGGTCCTCTTCTCTCCTGATAGAATACAACATCAGCGCCCTTGTCACCATAGCCACCAAAACCTTCCTGCGTTACGATAAGCTCCAGGACCTCATCGACAGCGTGAGAAAATACTACCCTACCGTTACCATAGCGATCGCTGACGACAGCGAACACCCCCAAACTGTGTCCGGCCCCTACATCGAACATTACATCATGCCTTTCGGAAAGGTAGGTCGATGCTGAGACCCCCCCAGAGGGGGCGATACAGGCATAGGTCTCACGTGTTACGTGTTATGTGTGTCATCTATTATGAGCCTGACGTTAGCCTTGCGTGCTTGAAGGGCTGGTTCGCGGGACGAAACCTGGCGGTCTCCCAGGTGACCACCAAGTACGTCCTGTGGGTGGACGACGACTTCATCTTCTCGTCCAGCACCAAGCTGGAGAAGCTGGTGGACGTGTTGGAGCGGACCACTCTGGACCTGGTGAGGAACCTCACTGCTCACACCAGACTGAACCCCTTCGCAGAACCAGGGAGGGTTAGGAAAACCGGGGCTCATCCTGCTAGCAATGTGATTGGAGGACAAAGTTAGTAAGTCTGCTTAGTTTAATGACATAATACGATAATAAGGTAAGAAGGTGCAGCTAAAGAATATTCCCTTTGGACTTTATATGGCTGCGTTGATGGTGGAATGGTGATAGTGGAACAGTGATGATGTAATGGGGATGGTGTAAtgttgtgatggtgatggtgtaaCAGTGGGCTGGTGATGGTGCAATGAGGATGGTGTAATTGTGTGCTGTTGCTGGTGTGATGGTGTAACGGTGTGATAGTGACGGTGTGACGCCGGTGATGGTGTAATTGTGTGCTGATGACATTGACGGTGTAACGGGGCTGGTGATGGTGTAATGAGGATGGTGTAATTGCGTGCTGTTGCTGGTGTGCCGGTGATGGTGTAACGGTGTGATAGTGACGGTGTGACGCCGGTGATGGTGTAACTGTGTGCTGAAGACATTGACGGTGTGACGGGGCCGGTGAGGGTGACGCTGTGACAGTGACGGTGTGATCTGCGCTGACGGTGTGACGGTGTGCTGTTGACTCTCCGCCAGGTGGGCGGGGCGGTGCGCGAGGCCACGGGCTACACCTCCACCTACAGGCAGACCATCTCCATCGAGCCGGGGCAGCAGGAGGGCGACTGCCTGCACATGAGGCGGGGCTTCCACCACGCCATCGCCGGCTTCCCGGGCTGCGTGGTCACCGACGGCGTCATCAACTTCTTCCTGGCCCGCACCGAGAAGGTGCAGCAGGTGGGCTTCGACCCCCGCCTGGCCCGCGTGGCACACCTGGGTGAGTCCAGATAATGACCCTTAATGACCCTTAACGGTGAAtcattacacggctcttctcaatgctgtcgaacgctccgttcacttgcatgggcattCCCGACTTCTGGTGGTCaatatttatacattatatttTTGACAAttgaccgttgctaagcataattgaccgctgtcgaGGAAAGtgatttttttgcctctgattcacgtctttcgtatcactccgcaaggaGTCCGGTatcttgtcaaccccagcgtattcggttgttaagcgacgtcaacgtctttggccaACTACTTCTCTGCTGATCGTGATCAACGCTGCGAATGGTAGCAAATTAATTGTAagaagacacactgtgtgatgttatttttttgttttggcaagtagGCCTTCAGGtcgggcttattttcccgataatgaacGGCGTTCTTTACACAATCCcttacatattataccaccaggtgcgagtgtgattagccgctacaagccgttttgaaaatcccacaagtgggcatgtccacctagatgtatgctagatgaacagtctaccagcctacccagtggactgtagcaaactgtagcaaacgttgctcagcTATCCTTCATACATCGAGGTGGAcaggcccacttgtgatgtcagaagaggcagattttcccaACGGTTTGTAACgactaatcccactcacacctggtggtatagtcTGTCACCTGTAATGCTCCTTAGACGACCCTTACGCTATCTCAGATCCAAAGGACTGGCTGTCCATACACCGCCGCGTGTCTGGATGATCTAACATGTCTGAGGTCCGCTATGAGTGCTGTTCTTTGTTCTTTAGGCTCATTGTTCCTTTGTTTCTGAACAGAAGTCGTGTCTGTGGTGAGAAGGTTCCACAGTACTCATGTGACTCTGCGTATTCGTTCATTTTTAGTGTTTCTTTTCTCTGCAGAGTTCTTCATCGACGGCCTGGGCTCGCTCCACGTGGGCTCCTGTGACGACGTCATCGTCAACCACGCCACCAAGATCAAGCTCCCCTGggtcggccaatcagagagcgACAAGACGTACGCCAAGTTCCGCTACCCCCCGGCCTCTTCGGACGCCGCCCACACCAAGAACGGCCTGCTGTTCTTCAAGAACCGGCTCCAGTGCATGACGCACAACTAGTCCCTCCTTTACCCCGACCACGCCCTCCTCATCCTTGACCACGCCCGGCCTCCTCCACCTTTCACCTCCTCCGACTTTGCCActccgtcctcctccacctttcacctcctccacctcgacCACGCCGTCCTCAACCTTGACCACGCCCTACTCCACCTCGGccacgccctcctccacctcgacCACGTCCTCCCACACCTcgaccacaccctcctccacctcggccacacccttcctccccctcaaccacgccctcctccacctcgaaccatgccctcctccaccttgaccacaccctcctccacctcggccacaccctcctccacctcggccacgccctcctccacctcggccacgcccccctccacctcgaccacaccctcctccaccttgaccacaccctcctccacctcggccacaccctcctccacctcggccacgccctcctccacctcggccacaccctcctccacctcggccacgccctcctccacctcggccacgcccccctccaccttgaccacaccctcctccacctcggccacgccctcctccacctcggccacgccctcctccacgccctcctccacctcggccacgccctcctccacctcggccacaccctcctccacctcggccacaccctcctccaccttggccacgccctcctccacctcggccacgccctcctccacctcggacaggccctcctccacctcggacaggccctcctccaccctggaggGCGCTGTGCTCCCTGAGGTGCTAGAGACGTATCAGTGGGGGGGTGTCGGGTCAGAACTCAACTGATCCCCTTTCCGATTGGCCTCCCTCCATCTGagcttctgattggtggagCCCTGAGTCACGAGCTCACTGCTTCACAAACAGCATCACAAACTGCAGCTCATCCCCAGACCTGCGTAAGGAACGCAGGCCCCCTAGAAAACATGGGGATGAGGCACCACCGGTCGTAGGTCGAAACATATCCTTTTGTTCACAAGTATCCAAACTATTTAAAATGTgccgttatttatttatgtttatttaatgttGGTGTGAGCATTTTGTGCTCTCAAGTCTCATGTGTCTCAACGGTCCGTCAGTATCCATGAAGAAACGCAAACAGAACCCAGAGGAGCTGAGGGCGAGTGGACCGGGACGCTGTGTGTCGAGACAAGGGCCTTTTTTACAACACGGAGGAGTAAGAGAGTGAATCATGTTCTCCCTTTTCCTTCCAAGTTGCACCAAGACAGAGCGACGTGACTGAAGCAGGTGAAGCGACGATAGGAACCGAGTCTTCACTCTTCATGAAAAGGACCAGAGACGCCTCCAATGAAGTGAGCATCCCGTTCCCACGGCAACAGattccctttcccccccccaaaCGCCCACTGAGGAAACCTGAACCATGTTCAGGAGCCGGCCCCTGGTCCGGTCGTCTGCTCCGGTCCCCTGGTCCCCTGGTCGCTGGCCCCTGGCCCAAGACCGGTCCTGCCAAACCTAGACTGACGAGGTGTATTGCTGTCGTCATGATTCTGATGATTATCAGATTCAGTGTTATGGTTCTGCTGCCTATGAGTCCGAAGCTTCTGCCATCACCCTCTGCTGccaaacctcctcctccacctccatcccaaAGCCACTCACACATACAGCACTGAGGACAGTTTCTGGTGGACCAGGTCTCCGTTCCTGGTTCTGAAGCCCTGTCCCGGTGTCTCATCCTTCGTCTCTCTACGGGTTCTTCAACGGGCGTCTATGAAGAGGAGGGTTTCTGCCTGAGCTGAAGCAGCCACTGGTCTCGGATCAGCCTGTGTAGGAGAAATGTGGCTCTACCTAGTGCTCATAATACTCAATTTACAAAGCAAGAAAGCAAATGTATTTCAATATACACAGGGTGGCCTTATGGATTTGAATGACAGTGTTATGAATGAGGGTGTTAAAGGGTTTTGAATGACAGTGTTATGAATGAGTGTGTAAGAGGGTTTTGATGACAGTGTTATAAATGAGTGAGTGGAAGGGTTTTGAATGACAGGGTTATGAATGAGTTTGTTAAAGTGTTTTGAATGACATTGTTATGAATAAGTGTGTTAAAGGGTTTTGAATGACAGTGttttgaatgagtgagtgaaaagGTTTCCAGAGAGTcattgtggagtgtgtgtgtgtgccaataaACCGGTTTATTGCAGACTTTGAAGGATGATGGTAGATTGAGCAGGTGACCCATGCTGCCTTGTGtgtcctccctgtgtgtgtggtgatggctggttcaacCTGATGTGCATTGATTGCTCAATACACAAtgggtgtgcagcctcacccagcgcAGTCATCAACCTCACACTCCAGTCAGCTTTAGGGGAGGGCCAACCCtaacgagagagagacgttTCAAAAACTCCATCAAGTTAAGCCTTTGTAAAGTTTTATGTTCTAATGTACAAACGTTTGATGACACTATTATTTCCGCTTAATCCGACATTTGATTTTGAGGACATGTATTTTGCCTGCTTCCCCCTCTAATCAATAATAAAAAGTGTTGCCTGAGATCCGTCCTCACAATGTGAATGCTATTTATTGAAGTGTTTGTCATATTAAAATCTCTTGCATTGAGTCCAATTGTTTGGTGGCAACTTATTGATTTAGTGTTGTGAACGCAGAGCGGAGGTCTTTAATGTGGTGAATGGATTTTAGCCCTTGAATGCATAATATCACAAACGTATTTCcatatgaatatatttatatagtaataatcattcatattatttataatataaatctTCTATTTTGTAGACCTAGGTATGTGTACAATTTGAGCTAGTGTGCGACGA
Coding sequences:
- the b4galnt1b gene encoding beta-1,4 N-acetylgalactosaminyltransferase 1 codes for the protein MRSLRKTVLLAFLASVVLVLALLHSWPTRSYATVDVSQRPGSDKHLEDRLPDADPRSGDIPYRVREGVASLLARNGCVCEGKSAAVNLPFSQLLFPRVSASALHTAFQASELEALKERRAKEYHSFQTRTQSPADALLIAEANSPLQYPTQGVAVRPLRTILIPGLALHDIHKENYSLNITATLGTLNVAAEVEGVKVKGDGEMHMTLSSSLLPSLNRQLQFVSYTNTLFHPSTADALQLQTEGHQAAFIIKIGHGATPKLYNTGPKGEYNISALVTIATKTFLRYDKLQDLIDSVRKYYPTVTIAIADDSEHPQTVSGPYIEHYIMPFGKGWFAGRNLAVSQVTTKYVLWVDDDFIFSSSTKLEKLVDVLERTTLDLVGGAVREATGYTSTYRQTISIEPGQQEGDCLHMRRGFHHAIAGFPGCVVTDGVINFFLARTEKVQQVGFDPRLARVAHLEFFIDGLGSLHVGSCDDVIVNHATKIKLPWVGQSESDKTYAKFRYPPASSDAAHTKNGLLFFKNRLQCMTHN